A single Hippopotamus amphibius kiboko isolate mHipAmp2 chromosome 5, mHipAmp2.hap2, whole genome shotgun sequence DNA region contains:
- the OPN4 gene encoding melanopsin isoform X2 — translation MNPPSGPRALPGPAQESSCMATPASPSRWDSSRSSASSLGQPPPISPTAARAQAAAWVPFPTVDVPGHAHYTLGTVILLVGLTGMLGNLTVIYTFCRSRGLRTPANMFIINLAVSDFLMSFTQAPVFFASSLYKQWLFGEAGCEFYAFCGAVFGITSMITLTAIALDRYLVITRPLATVGMVSKRRAALVLLGVWLYALAWSLPPFFGWSAYVPEGLLTSCSWDYVSFTPSVRAYTMLLFCFVFFLPLLVIIYCYIFIFKAIRETGQALQTFGAREGGAECPRQRQRLQNEWKMAKIELLVILLFVLSWAPYSTVALMGFAGYAHVLTPYMNSVPAVIAKASAIYNPIIYAITHPKYRMAIAQHLPCLGVLLGVPGQRTGLYTSYRSTHRSTLSSQASDLSWISGRRRQASLGSESEVGWTDTEATAAWGAVQQASGWSPCGQGLEDMEAKAPPRSQGRQAEASGKTKGLLPSLDPRM, via the exons ATGAACCCTCCTTCAGGGCCAAGAGCCCTGCCGGGCCCGGCCCAGGAATCCAGCTGCATGGccaccccagcttcccccagCAGGTGGGACAGCTCCCGGAGCAGCGCCTCCAGCCTGGGCCAGCCTCCGCCCATCAGCCCCACG GCAGCCAGGGCTCAGGCTGCTGCCTGGGTCCCCTTCCCCACGGTCGATGTTCCAGGCCATGCCCACTATACCCTGGGCACGGTGATCCTCCTGGTGGGGCTCACGGGGATGCTGGGAAACCTGACGGTCATCTATACCTTCTGCAG GAGCAGAGGCCTCAGGACACCTGCCAACATGTTCATCATCAACCTCGCGGTCAGCGACTTCCTCATGTCCTTCACCCAGGCCCCTGTCTTCTTCGCCAGCAGCCTCTATAAGCAGTGGCTCTTTGGAGAGGCAG GCTGTGAATTCTATGCCTTCTGTGGGGCTGTCTTTGGCATCACCTCCATGATTACCCTGACGGCCATCGCCCTGGACCGCTACCTGGTGATCACACGCCCACTGGCCACCGTCGGGATGGTGTCCAAGAGGCGGGCGGCGCTTGTCCTGCTGGGCGTCTGGCTCTATGCCCTAGCTTGGAGTCTGCCGCCCTTCTTTGGCTGGA GTGCCTATGTGCCTGAGGGGCTGCTGACCTCTTGCTCCTGGGACTACGTGAGCTTCACGCCATCGGTCCGCGCCTACACCATGCTGCTCTTCTGCTTTGTGTTCTTCCTCCCTCTGCTTGTCATCATCTACTGCTACATCTTCATCTTCAAGGCCATCCGGGAGACGGGCCA AGCTCTCCAGACTTTCGGAGCCCGCGAGGGTGGTGCTGAGTGCCCCCGGCAACGGCAGCGGCTGCAGAATGAATGGAAAATGGCCAAGATCGAGCTGCTGGTCATCCTTCTCTTTGTGCTCTCCTGGGCCCCCTACTCCACTGTGGCCCTCATGGGCTTTGCTGG GTACGCACATGTTCTGACACCCTACATGAACTCGGTGCCAGCTGTCATCGCCAAGGCCTCTGCCATCTACAACCCCATCATTTATGCCATCACCCACCCCAAGTACAG GATGGCCATCGCCCAGCACCTGCCCTGCCTGGGGGTGCTGCTGGGTGTGCCGGGCCAGCGCACTGGGCTGTACACCAGTTACCGCTCCACCCACCGCTCCACACTGAGCAGCCAGGCCTCGGACCTCAGCTGGATCTCTGGACGGAGGCGCCAGGCATCCCTGGGCTCTGAGAGCGAGGTG GGTTGGACAGACACGGAGGCAACAGCTGCTTGGGGGGCTGTCCAGCAAGCGAGTGGATGGTCCCCCTGCGGTCAGGGCCTGGAGGACATGGAAGCCAAGGCCCCTCCCAGGTCCCAGGGACGGCAAGCAGAGGCTTCCGGGAAG ACCAAGGGGCTGCTCCCCAGCCTGGACCCCAGGATGTAG
- the OPN4 gene encoding melanopsin isoform X1, whose translation MNPPSGPRALPGPAQESSCMATPASPSRWDSSRSSASSLGQPPPISPTAARAQAAAWVPFPTVDVPGHAHYTLGTVILLVGLTGMLGNLTVIYTFCRCLVGRLLTPHRSRGLRTPANMFIINLAVSDFLMSFTQAPVFFASSLYKQWLFGEAGCEFYAFCGAVFGITSMITLTAIALDRYLVITRPLATVGMVSKRRAALVLLGVWLYALAWSLPPFFGWSAYVPEGLLTSCSWDYVSFTPSVRAYTMLLFCFVFFLPLLVIIYCYIFIFKAIRETGQALQTFGAREGGAECPRQRQRLQNEWKMAKIELLVILLFVLSWAPYSTVALMGFAGYAHVLTPYMNSVPAVIAKASAIYNPIIYAITHPKYRMAIAQHLPCLGVLLGVPGQRTGLYTSYRSTHRSTLSSQASDLSWISGRRRQASLGSESEVGWTDTEATAAWGAVQQASGWSPCGQGLEDMEAKAPPRSQGRQAEASGKTKGLLPSLDPRM comes from the exons ATGAACCCTCCTTCAGGGCCAAGAGCCCTGCCGGGCCCGGCCCAGGAATCCAGCTGCATGGccaccccagcttcccccagCAGGTGGGACAGCTCCCGGAGCAGCGCCTCCAGCCTGGGCCAGCCTCCGCCCATCAGCCCCACG GCAGCCAGGGCTCAGGCTGCTGCCTGGGTCCCCTTCCCCACGGTCGATGTTCCAGGCCATGCCCACTATACCCTGGGCACGGTGATCCTCCTGGTGGGGCTCACGGGGATGCTGGGAAACCTGACGGTCATCTATACCTTCTGCAGGTGCCTGGTTGGTAGG CTTCTGACCCCTCACAGGAGCAGAGGCCTCAGGACACCTGCCAACATGTTCATCATCAACCTCGCGGTCAGCGACTTCCTCATGTCCTTCACCCAGGCCCCTGTCTTCTTCGCCAGCAGCCTCTATAAGCAGTGGCTCTTTGGAGAGGCAG GCTGTGAATTCTATGCCTTCTGTGGGGCTGTCTTTGGCATCACCTCCATGATTACCCTGACGGCCATCGCCCTGGACCGCTACCTGGTGATCACACGCCCACTGGCCACCGTCGGGATGGTGTCCAAGAGGCGGGCGGCGCTTGTCCTGCTGGGCGTCTGGCTCTATGCCCTAGCTTGGAGTCTGCCGCCCTTCTTTGGCTGGA GTGCCTATGTGCCTGAGGGGCTGCTGACCTCTTGCTCCTGGGACTACGTGAGCTTCACGCCATCGGTCCGCGCCTACACCATGCTGCTCTTCTGCTTTGTGTTCTTCCTCCCTCTGCTTGTCATCATCTACTGCTACATCTTCATCTTCAAGGCCATCCGGGAGACGGGCCA AGCTCTCCAGACTTTCGGAGCCCGCGAGGGTGGTGCTGAGTGCCCCCGGCAACGGCAGCGGCTGCAGAATGAATGGAAAATGGCCAAGATCGAGCTGCTGGTCATCCTTCTCTTTGTGCTCTCCTGGGCCCCCTACTCCACTGTGGCCCTCATGGGCTTTGCTGG GTACGCACATGTTCTGACACCCTACATGAACTCGGTGCCAGCTGTCATCGCCAAGGCCTCTGCCATCTACAACCCCATCATTTATGCCATCACCCACCCCAAGTACAG GATGGCCATCGCCCAGCACCTGCCCTGCCTGGGGGTGCTGCTGGGTGTGCCGGGCCAGCGCACTGGGCTGTACACCAGTTACCGCTCCACCCACCGCTCCACACTGAGCAGCCAGGCCTCGGACCTCAGCTGGATCTCTGGACGGAGGCGCCAGGCATCCCTGGGCTCTGAGAGCGAGGTG GGTTGGACAGACACGGAGGCAACAGCTGCTTGGGGGGCTGTCCAGCAAGCGAGTGGATGGTCCCCCTGCGGTCAGGGCCTGGAGGACATGGAAGCCAAGGCCCCTCCCAGGTCCCAGGGACGGCAAGCAGAGGCTTCCGGGAAG ACCAAGGGGCTGCTCCCCAGCCTGGACCCCAGGATGTAG